A genome region from Pseudomonas sp. S06B 330 includes the following:
- a CDS encoding nitrite/sulfite reductase gives MYVYDEYDQRIIEDRVKQFRDQTRRYLAGELSEEEFRPLRLQNGLYIQRFAPMLRVAVPYGQLTSRQTRMLARIARDYDKGYAHISTRQNVQYNWPALEDIPEILAELATVQMHAIQTSGNCLRNVTTDQFAGVAADEVIDPRPWCEIVRQWTTFHPEFAYLPRKFKIAINGANSDRAAIEVHDIGLEPVYNAAGELGFRVLVGGGLGRTPVVGAFINEFLPWQDLLSYLDAILRVYNRYGRRDNKYKARIKILVKALTPEVFAEKVEAEMAHLRGGSTTLTEAELHRVAKHFVDPDYKQLDNLDFSELEQQHPGFARWRTRNVLAHKKPGYVAVTLSLKPTGVAPGDLTDKQLDAVADLAERYSFGQLRTSHEQNIILADVEQSQLHALWLELRENGFATPNIGLLTDIICCPGGDFCSLANAKSIPIAESIQRRFDNLDYLFDIGELDLNISGCMNACGHHHVGHIGILGVDKKGEEFYQVSLGGSASRDASLGKILGPSFAQDDMPDVIEKLINVYVEQRTEDERFIDTYQRIGIDPFKERVYAANH, from the coding sequence ATGTACGTATACGACGAGTACGATCAGCGGATCATCGAGGACCGCGTCAAGCAGTTCCGTGATCAGACCCGCCGCTACCTGGCCGGTGAGCTGAGCGAAGAAGAGTTCCGCCCCCTGCGCCTACAAAATGGCCTCTATATTCAACGTTTTGCCCCGATGTTGCGGGTCGCTGTGCCCTATGGCCAGCTGACTTCGCGTCAGACGCGGATGCTGGCGAGGATCGCGCGCGACTACGACAAGGGCTATGCCCACATCAGTACCCGGCAGAACGTGCAATACAACTGGCCGGCGCTGGAAGACATCCCTGAGATCCTGGCCGAGCTGGCCACCGTGCAGATGCACGCGATTCAGACCAGCGGCAACTGCCTGCGCAACGTCACCACCGACCAGTTCGCCGGTGTCGCTGCCGATGAGGTGATCGATCCACGCCCATGGTGCGAAATCGTTCGTCAGTGGACCACCTTCCACCCCGAATTCGCCTACCTGCCGCGCAAGTTCAAGATCGCCATCAACGGGGCCAACAGCGACCGTGCTGCCATCGAAGTACACGACATTGGCCTGGAGCCGGTGTACAACGCCGCCGGCGAGTTGGGCTTCCGCGTGCTGGTCGGTGGTGGCCTGGGCCGTACCCCGGTCGTTGGTGCGTTTATCAATGAGTTCTTGCCCTGGCAGGACCTGCTCAGCTACCTCGATGCGATCCTGCGGGTGTACAACCGCTATGGCCGTCGTGACAACAAGTACAAGGCGCGGATCAAGATTCTGGTCAAGGCGCTCACCCCGGAAGTCTTCGCCGAGAAAGTTGAAGCCGAAATGGCCCACTTGCGCGGCGGCAGCACCACGCTGACCGAAGCCGAGCTGCACCGTGTGGCCAAGCACTTTGTCGACCCGGACTACAAGCAGCTGGATAACCTCGATTTCAGCGAGCTTGAACAACAGCACCCAGGCTTTGCCCGCTGGCGCACCCGCAACGTCCTGGCGCACAAGAAGCCCGGTTACGTTGCCGTGACCCTGTCGCTCAAGCCTACCGGTGTCGCCCCAGGCGACCTGACCGACAAACAGCTCGATGCCGTCGCCGACCTTGCCGAGCGTTACAGCTTCGGTCAGCTGCGCACCTCCCACGAGCAGAACATCATTCTTGCCGATGTCGAGCAGAGCCAACTGCACGCCCTGTGGCTGGAGCTACGTGAAAACGGATTCGCCACGCCGAACATCGGTCTGCTGACCGACATCATCTGCTGCCCAGGCGGCGATTTCTGTTCGCTGGCCAACGCCAAGTCGATCCCGATTGCCGAATCCATCCAGCGCCGTTTCGACAACCTGGATTACTTGTTCGACATCGGCGAACTGGACCTGAACATCTCCGGCTGCATGAACGCCTGTGGTCACCACCACGTCGGTCACATCGGCATTCTCGGGGTGGACAAGAAAGGCGAAGAGTTCTACCAGGTGTCCCTCGGTGGCAGCGCCAGCCGTGACGCCAGCCTGGGCAAGATCCTCGGTCCGTCCTTTGCCCAGGACGACATGCCGGATGTGATCGAGAAGCTGATCAATGTCTACGTTGAACAACGTACCGAAGACGAGCGCTTCATCGACACCTACCAACGTATTGGCATCGACCCCTTCAAGGAGCGCGTCTATGCAGCGAATCATTAA
- a CDS encoding NEL-type E3 ubiquitin ligase domain-containing protein yields MSTSHIPTIPGLHGRFLAERLPDFLKHATPADLKRWREIQRPAQWAPSGSAVWFDQADEYEQRMLLDLQDRSRLSTQALATALKHLKGVGAFAEPLLKAALKDSGLLRTLEHTVDVNTDTLVELRYESQLLGSLLRLVPRQQTLMQAALQNFADGTRFEKGSALAPKGGFTFEFTPDSNPERPRFQYRYTQKLAIEPERFAALCHELDVGGKYQAHLREVFEHPATADVVRTLSINADKDHLRLAAQVAFMKGEITESAHTMLTALLNGQRAPHLHGKPVTYQSLSMFDTPLDGVLVFSADRISSDRVEPIIAYLPGAPLYPLKEYASVAEFKKDLRINLLNPAYLTLFRDYVPKHEQAHFFSRVNEALYVGAFNADANLHMRDMQIETELFGYRQDQHLQRLKANARYLAVPSAEVDEAARQQRLAYWESIGFNVLNAAAFFIPALGGVMAVVGAAQMIKEVIDGAHAWEAGEREEALAHFESVGLNIALAAGLGASAHGVAPMQASEQVDSLLRVTLPGGEQRLWKPDLAPYARNFDLADITPDDRGLFRFNDETTCIRIDEQVYEVSQGEEGTWSIRHPDDPHAYQPALRHNGEGAWQAVGEQPLQWTHTQLLRRIGHAADGLSDQELEQAAQVSGVDDDVLRRMHVDHLAVPPLLSDALRRYQVDQRVTRLIGSLSSGEAAVEGLDLAPELSLELAQWPARVIEVYDEANLYRAPIRYGAERWPSGRVIRVSVRELYANQLADRVLADLDATEALDLFGLAVEPRQRLAVLRRLIAERAVLRRGEIYQVLYEQGRAPRSAEQQRLIRDFPLLTDAVAQEIIGAANADERVQLQAIDGRVPMRLAEEARIYQRQIALSRALQGVQHPSLANLDSDRLTLGLLAELAGWSDTVRIELRETSASGRLLARIGQPEGELKVIVRQRGEYLAYDAAGLQLSRDKQLLASLLKALPDRERQALNLDIQATQSLHAVLCSLAVQDRAMAARLLGQQPIKPWFRSPLRLADGRVGYPLGGIIGGDRAINAQLNALFPQVRQAELEAIKRRLLEENQTLGDAVFKLQGEHDSLQQTLDQWVEEARPDIFMHASRRTVRAQLIIAWRRIPVRGRPATEVVLSAPDVGSLPVLSARFEHIQSLNIDRMNLQQLPDGFLRCFPRLERLTLEGNPLGVIPPEVSTLTELRHLDVRETRLTDSDTMFDALTPLVRLRSLELQSNRMRSIPDTAVETLARLPALTRLNLRYSRGLSNNGLVLLARLPLQDLDLSNTGQVLDQAGAQTFSRFVHLQRLQMSGNPLGQVPELGNLVQLQHLDLEACHLTAWPDGLTTLMNLEPNQLRRVILSRNQITQLPDIASTRFGAALRAQTDATLRLNVHYNPLEADSIARLDEVGSTFVSETTRPPQPGSTWLQGAGQAQRELWSTMFESRQNAALLGMLERLTLSQEFQRDALALRKRVWTMLELASQHTPLREELLAIAEAFPVTCGDAGADAFSDLEIAVLVFQRSAQATASDRGAELLALYKQLFRRHEVQRLADTLALARIVRRRALLDSVELLPLDPLDDIDDALLRREKVDDIEIRLALRQALAGVLDYPEPSNGMLYRSMANLTPKTIKRVKNAVMAADTVANRHAWMVGENSWQRYLKQRYAPQFEGAAQHWAEGLEYLDYCNGADEVPEALNSDVADVLRTALDQEPIGPDARPRRLEIGSQGYLKAVDALAGAQKSAETQLLVQLTAAQEAAS; encoded by the coding sequence ATGTCTACGTCTCACATTCCCACTATTCCCGGTCTGCATGGTCGCTTCCTGGCCGAACGGCTGCCAGACTTTCTGAAACACGCGACACCTGCCGACCTCAAGCGCTGGCGCGAAATCCAGCGTCCGGCACAGTGGGCGCCGTCCGGTAGCGCTGTCTGGTTCGATCAGGCAGATGAGTATGAACAGCGAATGCTGCTCGATCTTCAGGACCGTAGTCGACTGTCCACTCAAGCCCTGGCCACAGCCTTGAAACACTTAAAAGGGGTGGGCGCGTTTGCCGAGCCTCTGCTCAAGGCGGCGTTGAAGGACAGCGGGCTTTTGCGAACGCTGGAGCACACCGTCGACGTCAACACCGACACGTTGGTGGAGCTTCGTTACGAGTCGCAGCTGCTGGGCTCATTGCTGCGACTTGTGCCGCGCCAACAAACGTTGATGCAGGCTGCCCTGCAGAATTTCGCCGACGGTACGCGATTTGAGAAAGGGAGTGCATTGGCCCCCAAGGGTGGTTTTACCTTTGAGTTCACGCCTGACTCCAATCCCGAACGCCCGCGTTTTCAATACCGGTACACTCAAAAGCTGGCGATTGAGCCCGAGCGTTTTGCCGCGTTGTGCCACGAGCTGGACGTAGGCGGAAAGTACCAGGCCCACCTGCGTGAGGTGTTTGAACACCCCGCGACTGCTGACGTAGTGCGCACGCTGTCCATCAACGCCGACAAGGACCATTTACGGCTGGCCGCACAAGTGGCGTTCATGAAAGGTGAGATCACCGAATCGGCGCATACCATGCTCACCGCTCTGCTCAATGGTCAGCGTGCACCACACCTACATGGTAAGCCGGTCACGTATCAGTCCCTGAGTATGTTTGACACGCCGCTTGACGGCGTGCTGGTGTTCAGTGCGGACCGGATCAGCAGTGACCGTGTGGAGCCCATAATCGCCTACTTGCCTGGCGCACCGTTGTACCCACTCAAGGAGTACGCATCGGTGGCCGAATTCAAGAAAGACTTGCGCATAAACCTGCTAAACCCTGCTTACCTGACGTTGTTTCGGGACTACGTGCCCAAGCATGAGCAGGCGCACTTCTTTAGCCGCGTGAACGAGGCGTTGTACGTGGGAGCGTTCAACGCTGATGCCAACCTGCACATGCGTGATATGCAGATCGAAACCGAATTATTCGGCTATCGGCAAGACCAGCACCTGCAGCGGCTCAAGGCCAATGCCCGCTACCTGGCGGTGCCCAGTGCCGAGGTTGATGAAGCGGCCAGGCAGCAGCGCTTGGCGTACTGGGAGAGCATTGGCTTCAATGTGCTCAATGCTGCAGCGTTCTTTATACCTGCCTTGGGTGGAGTGATGGCGGTGGTGGGCGCTGCACAAATGATCAAAGAAGTGATCGACGGTGCTCACGCGTGGGAGGCCGGGGAGCGTGAGGAAGCGTTGGCCCATTTTGAGTCGGTGGGGTTGAATATTGCCTTGGCGGCTGGCCTGGGGGCCAGCGCTCATGGTGTTGCACCGATGCAGGCGAGCGAGCAGGTGGACAGCTTGTTGCGGGTCACCCTGCCTGGCGGCGAACAGCGCTTGTGGAAACCTGATCTGGCGCCCTATGCACGCAATTTCGACCTGGCAGATATCACCCCCGATGACCGTGGGCTTTTCCGCTTCAATGACGAGACGACCTGTATCCGTATCGACGAGCAGGTCTATGAAGTGTCCCAGGGCGAAGAAGGCACGTGGTCGATCCGTCACCCCGACGACCCCCACGCGTATCAGCCGGCCCTCAGGCATAACGGCGAGGGTGCCTGGCAGGCAGTGGGTGAGCAACCCTTGCAATGGACGCATACCCAGCTGTTGAGGCGCATTGGCCATGCCGCGGATGGCTTGTCGGATCAGGAACTTGAGCAGGCCGCCCAGGTCAGCGGGGTTGATGACGACGTGCTGCGCCGCATGCATGTCGACCACCTCGCGGTGCCACCATTGCTCAGTGACGCCTTGCGTCGTTATCAAGTCGATCAGCGGGTAACTCGGCTGATCGGTAGTTTGAGCAGCGGTGAGGCCGCCGTGGAGGGGCTGGACTTGGCGCCTGAGTTGAGCCTGGAGTTGGCGCAATGGCCTGCGCGGGTCATTGAGGTGTATGACGAAGCCAACCTTTACCGAGCGCCCATTCGCTATGGCGCAGAGCGCTGGCCGAGCGGGCGGGTCATTCGTGTATCGGTCCGGGAACTGTACGCCAATCAACTGGCCGATCGGGTGCTGGCGGACCTGGACGCCACTGAAGCCCTCGACCTGTTCGGTTTGGCAGTCGAGCCGCGTCAACGTCTGGCCGTATTACGACGGCTTATTGCAGAGCGTGCGGTACTGCGCCGCGGGGAGATTTACCAGGTTTTGTATGAGCAGGGACGCGCGCCTCGCAGTGCTGAACAACAACGTCTGATCCGCGATTTCCCCTTGCTGACCGATGCCGTCGCACAGGAGATCATTGGCGCTGCCAATGCCGATGAGCGCGTGCAGTTGCAGGCCATCGACGGCCGTGTGCCAATGCGCCTGGCCGAAGAGGCCCGGATCTACCAACGTCAGATTGCGCTGAGCCGGGCCTTGCAGGGCGTGCAACATCCGTCTTTGGCAAACCTTGACAGCGATCGCCTGACGCTGGGGTTGTTAGCCGAGTTGGCAGGTTGGAGCGACACCGTTCGGATTGAACTGCGCGAGACCTCCGCGTCGGGGCGTCTGCTTGCCAGAATTGGTCAGCCCGAAGGCGAGCTGAAAGTGATCGTGCGTCAGCGCGGCGAGTACCTCGCTTATGACGCTGCGGGCTTGCAACTCAGTAGGGACAAGCAATTACTCGCCTCATTGCTCAAGGCTCTGCCTGACCGTGAGCGGCAGGCTTTGAATCTTGATATCCAGGCAACGCAATCGTTGCACGCCGTGTTGTGCTCCCTTGCTGTGCAAGACCGAGCCATGGCGGCGAGGCTGCTTGGCCAACAACCCATCAAGCCCTGGTTTCGTTCGCCCTTGCGCTTGGCCGATGGCCGTGTCGGCTATCCACTGGGCGGGATCATTGGGGGTGACAGAGCCATCAATGCCCAGCTCAACGCGCTGTTCCCACAGGTGAGGCAAGCAGAGCTTGAAGCCATAAAGCGCCGCTTGCTGGAAGAGAACCAAACATTGGGCGACGCCGTATTCAAGCTGCAGGGCGAACACGATAGCCTCCAACAAACCCTTGACCAGTGGGTAGAGGAGGCCCGTCCGGACATCTTCATGCACGCCTCTCGCCGAACGGTCCGCGCGCAGTTGATCATTGCCTGGCGTCGCATACCCGTGCGCGGTCGACCGGCGACCGAGGTGGTGTTGAGTGCACCGGATGTCGGGTCGCTACCGGTGTTGTCGGCACGTTTTGAACATATCCAAAGTCTGAACATCGATCGCATGAATCTGCAGCAGCTGCCCGACGGATTTTTACGCTGTTTCCCCCGGCTTGAGCGCTTGACGTTGGAAGGCAATCCGCTGGGGGTGATTCCGCCTGAGGTCAGTACATTGACTGAACTGCGCCATCTGGACGTGAGGGAAACCCGGCTTACCGACAGTGACACCATGTTCGATGCACTGACGCCGCTGGTGCGGCTACGGTCGTTGGAGTTGCAAAGCAACCGGATGCGCAGCATCCCTGATACAGCGGTGGAAACGTTGGCCAGGTTGCCTGCACTGACCCGCCTGAACCTGCGTTATAGTCGGGGGCTGAGCAACAATGGCCTGGTGTTATTGGCCCGCTTACCGCTGCAAGACCTGGACTTGAGCAATACCGGGCAGGTGCTTGATCAGGCCGGCGCCCAGACCTTCTCAAGGTTTGTCCATTTGCAGCGTTTGCAGATGAGCGGCAACCCATTGGGGCAGGTGCCCGAGCTCGGCAATCTGGTACAGCTGCAGCATCTGGACCTGGAAGCGTGCCACTTGACGGCGTGGCCAGACGGGCTGACCACCCTGATGAATCTGGAACCTAATCAATTGCGCAGGGTCATTCTGAGCCGCAATCAGATCACCCAACTACCGGACATTGCCAGTACACGTTTTGGCGCCGCTTTACGTGCCCAGACAGATGCCACGCTGCGGCTGAACGTGCACTACAACCCACTTGAGGCCGATAGTATCGCGCGGTTGGATGAAGTCGGTTCAACATTTGTGTCGGAAACGACCAGGCCGCCACAGCCTGGTTCCACCTGGCTGCAGGGGGCCGGTCAAGCCCAGCGCGAGCTGTGGAGCACGATGTTCGAGTCGCGCCAGAATGCCGCACTGCTTGGGATGTTGGAGCGATTGACGCTATCCCAAGAGTTTCAGCGTGATGCACTGGCACTGCGAAAGCGAGTGTGGACAATGCTTGAATTGGCCTCGCAGCACACGCCGCTCAGAGAGGAGTTGTTGGCAATCGCTGAAGCCTTTCCGGTCACGTGTGGCGACGCGGGCGCCGATGCCTTCAGCGACCTGGAAATCGCCGTGCTGGTGTTTCAACGCAGTGCACAGGCAACCGCAAGTGACCGCGGTGCGGAGTTGTTGGCGCTGTACAAGCAACTGTTCCGCCGCCATGAAGTCCAGCGGTTGGCCGATACCTTGGCACTGGCGCGCATTGTGCGACGTCGCGCGTTGCTTGACAGTGTTGAACTGCTCCCTCTGGATCCGCTGGATGACATCGACGATGCGCTGTTGCGTCGTGAAAAGGTCGATGATATCGAGATTCGGCTGGCCTTGCGTCAGGCGTTGGCAGGCGTCCTGGACTACCCGGAACCTTCCAATGGCATGCTCTACCGGAGCATGGCCAATCTGACGCCGAAGACCATAAAGCGTGTTAAGAACGCGGTCATGGCGGCAGATACAGTGGCTAACCGACACGCGTGGATGGTGGGTGAAAACAGCTGGCAGCGTTACCTCAAGCAGCGCTATGCGCCGCAGTTCGAAGGCGCTGCGCAGCATTGGGCTGAAGGTCTGGAGTACCTGGATTACTGCAATGGTGCTGACGAAGTGCCTGAGGCGCTCAACAGCGACGTGGCGGACGTCTTGCGTACAGCATTGGATCAGGAGCCCATTGGGCCAGACGCTAGGCCACGTCGGCTCGAAATCGGCAGTCAAGGTTATCTAAAAGCGGTCGACGCCCTGGCAGGCGCACAAAAAAGCGCTGAAACACAGCTATTGGTACAGTTGACGGCTGCTCAAGAGGCTGCGTCCTGA
- a CDS encoding DUF2970 domain-containing protein — MDEPAQGKPPTFWQMLQSILAAAFGVQTGKNRARDFNHGKASHFIALGTVFTLIFILALIGLVQLAMHLTAR, encoded by the coding sequence ATGGACGAACCAGCCCAAGGTAAACCACCCACCTTCTGGCAAATGCTGCAAAGCATTCTGGCAGCAGCGTTCGGGGTGCAGACCGGCAAGAATCGCGCGCGCGACTTCAATCACGGCAAGGCCAGTCACTTTATCGCGCTGGGCACCGTGTTCACCTTGATCTTCATTTTGGCGCTGATCGGGCTGGTGCAACTGGCCATGCACCTGACTGCCCGCTGA
- the sohB gene encoding protease SohB codes for MEFLAEYASFLAKTATLVIAILIVLSAIAGLRGKGRRKAGGQLQVNKLNEFYKDLRERLESSLLDKAQLKALRKQQAKAQKQQKKTPEDKSRVFVLDFDGDIKASATESLRHEITAVLSLATPRDEVVLRLESGGGMVHSYGLASSQLARIRQAGIPLTICIDKVAASGGYMMACIGDKIVSAPFAILGSIGVVAQLPNVNRLLKKHDVDFEVFTAGEYKRTVTVFGENTEKGREKFQEDLDVTHQLFKDFVSRYRPQLHIDEVATGEVWLGVAALNKQLVDELKTSDEYLGERARESNLYHLHYAERKSLQERVGLAASGSIENTLLGLWSKLGQWR; via the coding sequence GTGGAGTTTCTTGCAGAGTACGCAAGCTTTCTCGCCAAGACCGCGACCCTGGTGATCGCGATTCTGATTGTCCTCTCGGCAATTGCCGGGTTGCGTGGCAAAGGCCGGCGTAAAGCCGGTGGGCAGTTGCAGGTCAACAAGCTCAATGAGTTCTACAAGGACTTACGCGAGCGTCTGGAAAGCAGCCTGCTGGACAAAGCCCAGCTCAAGGCCCTGCGCAAGCAGCAGGCCAAGGCGCAAAAACAGCAGAAAAAAACGCCTGAAGATAAATCACGGGTGTTTGTGCTCGATTTTGACGGCGATATCAAAGCATCGGCCACCGAGAGCCTGCGCCACGAAATCACGGCTGTGCTGAGCCTGGCCACGCCGCGTGATGAAGTGGTGCTGCGTCTTGAGAGTGGTGGTGGGATGGTGCACAGCTATGGGTTGGCGTCCTCGCAGCTGGCGCGTATTCGCCAGGCGGGCATTCCGCTGACGATTTGTATCGACAAGGTTGCCGCCAGTGGTGGTTACATGATGGCGTGTATTGGCGACAAGATTGTCAGTGCGCCGTTTGCCATTCTCGGCTCCATTGGCGTGGTTGCGCAGTTGCCTAACGTCAACCGCTTGCTGAAGAAGCACGATGTTGATTTTGAGGTGTTCACCGCCGGTGAGTACAAACGAACCGTGACCGTGTTTGGCGAAAACACCGAGAAGGGGCGGGAGAAATTCCAGGAAGACCTGGACGTCACCCATCAACTGTTCAAAGATTTCGTTTCACGTTATCGCCCGCAGCTACACATTGATGAGGTCGCCACGGGCGAGGTTTGGTTGGGCGTTGCGGCGCTGAACAAGCAACTGGTAGACGAACTCAAGACCAGTGATGAGTACCTCGGTGAGCGCGCGCGTGAATCGAACCTGTACCACCTGCACTATGCCGAGCGTAAGAGTCTGCAGGAGCGGGTAGGGCTGGCGGCCAGCGGTTCGATTGAAAACACCTTGCTCGGGCTGTGGAGCAAACTCGGCCAGTGGCGCTGA
- a CDS encoding DUF934 domain-containing protein, translating to MQRIIKHNEIVDETWHLLPKDVTLDELTNCDDYIVPLQLWRDHGHALKARDGGLGVWLDADEEAEEIGEDVASFQVIALNFPAFTDGRNYSNARLLRDRYKFTGELRAIGDVLRDQLFYMKRCGFDAFALRADKDPVEALDSLKDFSVTYQAATDEPQPLFRRR from the coding sequence ATGCAGCGAATCATTAAGCACAACGAAATCGTCGACGAAACCTGGCACCTGTTGCCCAAGGACGTCACGCTGGACGAACTGACCAATTGCGACGACTACATCGTGCCGTTGCAGCTGTGGCGCGATCACGGCCACGCCCTCAAGGCCCGCGATGGCGGCCTGGGTGTGTGGCTGGATGCCGACGAAGAAGCCGAGGAAATCGGTGAAGACGTCGCCAGCTTCCAGGTTATCGCCCTGAACTTCCCAGCCTTCACCGACGGGCGCAACTACTCCAATGCGCGCCTGCTGCGTGATCGTTACAAGTTCACCGGCGAACTGCGTGCCATTGGCGATGTACTGCGTGATCAGCTCTTCTACATGAAGCGCTGTGGCTTCGACGCCTTCGCCCTGCGCGCCGACAAAGACCCGGTTGAAGCCCTGGATAGTCTCAAGGACTTCTCGGTGACCTACCAGGCGGCAACCGACGAGCCGCAACCGTTGTTCCGTCGTCGCTGA
- a CDS encoding histidine phosphatase family protein: MGSIYLIRHGQASFGADDYDVLSPLGIRQSEALGEHLAQLGVRLDRCLAGDLRRQQDTARLALAVMHNAGVEVPLLETDDAFNEFDADAVIRSLLPGLLPDEPEALHILRNGAHNRSEFQRLFALLIQRWHGGEYAGEGCESWQAFTQRVDAGLQRVLQQAGSGDNIAIFTSGGTITALLHLVTRITASQAFELNWQIINTSLSQLKFRGREVALASFNSQAHVQLLKVPELITYR, translated from the coding sequence GTGGGCAGCATCTACCTGATTCGACATGGCCAGGCCTCATTTGGTGCAGACGACTATGACGTCCTCTCGCCGCTGGGCATCCGTCAAAGCGAAGCCCTCGGCGAGCACCTGGCCCAATTGGGGGTGCGCCTGGACCGCTGCCTGGCGGGCGATCTACGCCGTCAACAAGACACCGCACGCCTGGCACTGGCGGTCATGCACAATGCCGGTGTGGAGGTGCCACTGCTGGAAACCGACGACGCCTTCAACGAGTTCGATGCTGACGCGGTGATCCGTAGCTTGTTGCCTGGCCTGTTGCCGGACGAGCCAGAAGCCCTGCACATCTTGCGCAACGGCGCGCACAACCGCAGCGAATTCCAGCGCCTGTTTGCCCTACTGATCCAGCGCTGGCACGGCGGTGAATACGCCGGTGAAGGCTGCGAATCCTGGCAAGCTTTCACCCAGCGCGTCGATGCGGGCCTGCAGCGGGTGCTGCAGCAGGCTGGCAGCGGCGACAACATTGCGATCTTTACGTCGGGTGGGACCATCACCGCCCTGCTCCACTTGGTAACCCGTATCACTGCCAGCCAGGCGTTCGAGCTGAACTGGCAGATCATCAACACCTCGCTAAGCCAATTGAAGTTTCGTGGCCGCGAGGTGGCCCTGGCTTCCTTCAACAGCCAAGCCCACGTGCAGCTGCTGAAGGTGCCGGAGCTCATCACCTATCGTTGA
- a CDS encoding ABC transporter substrate-binding protein, with translation MLKALCQSLWLSLPLAASAQAASVVFLNPGYSNETFWVSYSQFMQAAAKDLGMDLRIEYSERRPELALTQAREVLQSPQRPDYLVLVNEQYVAPEIIRLSRGTGVKLFVVNNGLTEDQTELIEEHPDKYPPVLGTLVGNDEQAGYQMLKALLALHKNSTNTRPIEMLAFSGLKTTPAAQLREQGMRRALAEHPEVRLRQVVYGGWTQARAYEQAQQLVKRYPNIELVWSANDEMAFGAMQAFIEAGRTPGKDVLFSAVNSSPQALQARIDGRLSVLMGGHFSLGGWTMVLLHDDALNLPIDRDGQRTHVVPVLQLIDPQRARRWLNLQNQADYGLDFNRFSAQGRPTDYRYPFLSEPVNY, from the coding sequence ATGCTCAAGGCCTTGTGCCAAAGCCTATGGCTGAGTCTGCCACTGGCTGCCAGCGCGCAGGCTGCGTCGGTGGTGTTTCTCAATCCGGGCTATTCCAACGAAACGTTCTGGGTCAGCTATTCACAGTTCATGCAGGCCGCTGCCAAGGACCTGGGGATGGACTTGCGTATCGAATACAGCGAGCGGCGCCCTGAACTGGCCCTGACCCAGGCGCGAGAGGTGCTGCAAAGCCCGCAGCGGCCCGACTACCTGGTGTTGGTCAACGAGCAGTACGTTGCCCCGGAGATCATCCGCCTGTCGCGCGGCACTGGGGTCAAGCTGTTCGTGGTCAATAACGGCTTGACCGAGGACCAGACCGAGTTGATTGAAGAGCACCCAGACAAGTATCCGCCGGTGCTCGGCACCCTGGTCGGCAACGATGAACAGGCCGGCTACCAAATGCTCAAGGCGTTGCTTGCCTTGCATAAAAACAGCACAAACACCCGGCCAATTGAAATGCTCGCCTTTTCCGGCCTCAAGACCACCCCGGCTGCGCAGTTGCGGGAGCAGGGCATGCGTCGGGCCCTGGCTGAACACCCAGAGGTACGCTTGCGCCAGGTAGTGTATGGCGGTTGGACGCAAGCGCGCGCCTATGAGCAGGCGCAGCAACTGGTCAAGCGCTACCCGAATATCGAATTGGTCTGGTCGGCCAACGATGAAATGGCCTTTGGCGCCATGCAGGCGTTTATCGAGGCAGGGCGCACACCGGGCAAGGATGTGCTGTTCAGTGCCGTCAACAGTTCGCCACAAGCGCTACAGGCGCGCATCGACGGGCGCCTGAGCGTGCTGATGGGCGGACACTTTTCCTTGGGGGGATGGACGATGGTGTTACTGCACGATGATGCGCTGAACCTGCCAATTGACCGCGACGGACAGCGCACCCATGTGGTCCCGGTGTTGCAGCTGATTGATCCGCAGCGTGCCCGGCGCTGGCTGAACCTACAGAATCAAGCCGACTATGGTCTGGATTTCAATCGCTTCAGTGCTCAGGGGCGTCCCACCGATTACCGCTATCCCTTTCTGAGCGAACCGGTCAACTATTGA
- a CDS encoding SCP2 sterol-binding domain-containing protein, producing MSEVAKAVEAMKAKFNPAAAAGLDLVFGFNITDEDKHYALIVKDGTCEIQEGENADANCTLVLDSETLKGIVSGDTDGMQAFMGGKLRVEGDMMLSMKLSELFPA from the coding sequence ATGAGCGAAGTAGCAAAAGCCGTCGAAGCGATGAAAGCCAAGTTCAACCCTGCCGCTGCTGCCGGCCTGGACCTGGTCTTCGGTTTCAACATCACTGACGAAGACAAGCACTACGCCCTGATCGTCAAGGATGGCACCTGCGAAATCCAGGAAGGCGAAAACGCCGACGCCAACTGCACTCTGGTGCTGGACAGCGAAACCCTTAAAGGTATCGTCAGCGGCGACACCGACGGTATGCAGGCGTTCATGGGCGGCAAGCTGCGCGTCGAAGGCGACATGATGCTGTCGATGAAGCTGAGCGAGCTGTTCCCGGCCTGA